Genomic segment of Phormidium ambiguum IAM M-71:
GAATTTCATCTGCTGCTAATTTATCGGCAAAAGGATCGTCAAATAAGCGATCGCTTCTCTGATGTTCGATCGCTCTTTTAGCCGCAACAATTAAAGCGGTGTGTGATATAGCTTTTTGAGTGCGATCGTCTGACAACATTATCTTTGTTATTTGAATCTTTAGTTTAAAAAGAACCTTTACCGATCTCAGAGTGATAGGCAAAGGATAGCCAAAAAGCAACTGATAAGCAAAAAAAATCACTCCAAAGATGCCATCATCCCCAGAGTGAATGCTTTTATATCTTTAGCCAGAAATGTTTCTGGCTATTTCTCAAATATCGGAGCGACACGATTTGAACGTGCGACCCCCACTACCCCAAAGTGGTGCGCTACCAAGCTGCGCTACGCCCCGATTTCATTTTGCTTATCTAGTGTAACACAACTAAAAGAATCTGCAACTAAAAAACTTGGAAAGTTTGAATTGCTTGCAATAAGTGGGGAACTGCTTCTGCTGACCAACTGCCTTCGCAACGGCGACCGGAGTTTAGCATCAAGTGGAGGCTGTAAGAGTGGGGATAACCTTCCACTTCCAGCCAAATTAAGTCGGTTTCGGCTTCAGTAGCTATTCTTTCTTCGTCCATTAACTCACTCGCAATTTGTTTCATTGTGGCGGCTAATTGCGCGAACAATCGGCAAAAATCGTTTAATTCTGCTTCTGTGAGTTCGATCGCCCAATCATCCCCACCCAGCAAACCCTGAAACTCCTCAGCATTGGGGTTCCAACCAAGTCGCCAACCTTCACCACTTTTCATCAATTTGTCATTAGTCATTGGTCTTTTGTTATTTGCGATCGATCGTGAAAATCCTAGTCAAAGTTGAAGTTGTTGTGCGTCTCCAGGTTGTGGTGACGAAGGTAAAGACCTACCAGGGTTGGGTGTTGGTGTTGGTGTTGCTGTTGGTGTTGGGGTAGGTTGAGCTTCAGCGGCGGCGTTCGGGTTAAATATGCTGACGAGGGTGTTGACTAAAGAATCTCTTTGGACACGAGTTAGGCGAGTAATCACGGCCCGATCGCTATCCATCGGATTTTGTCGTAAAGTATCTCCACCAGGATAAACGCCTTCAAACATCACATCATTTACGCCTAGATAATCTGCGATCGTCAATTTCCAATCCAAACGGTAAATCGGCGGACGACCTTTAACATATAAATGATATCGAATCAAACGACTCACTAAAGTATTACTCGTCGCTTGTTCTCCCGTTTCTTTACTGATGTATTGATTCTCTTTCGGGAAATCTGGCAATAGTTCATAAACTCTCTGCCAAACATTTTCGATTCTAATTCTTTGGGGATTTTGACTCGGCGCATCTTGCGCGAGTACAGATTGGGGGAAAACTAAATTCAGCTTGTTTAATGGAATGTGCAATGATGGCAAAACCATTAAACCCACAATTGTTAAAGCTATAAATACAAATCTCGCTTTCTTAGTCATTGCTAATTAGTTATCACTCATTGGTCATTTGTTATTGTTGACTAACATCAGGACAAATGACCAATAACTAATTTATTCGCCTATAATTTCTGGTTGAGTTAACTCATCAGACATTTCAATGATTGCCCGAATCACGGGTTTCATCATTGGATCGTCAATATTTTCAAAATCTTCATAACGGCGACGTTTAGCGCGATTTGCCACCTGTACAGTAATCCGGTAACGATTAGAAGCTGCTTTAATTAAATCTTCTGCCCGATACATCACTTGGGTTTGGCTAGTCTCAAATTTGGATCGCTTGTACATAAAACCTTTATTTAGAGGTCATTTTCCAGTTTAGCAGAGGCAGAGGGTAGAGGGCAGGGGAGCAGGGGAGCAGGGGAGCAGGGGAGCAGGCAGGGCTAATTCATTGTCAACAGAGAAATTTTACTCTAGTTACCAAGCTGGGA
This window contains:
- a CDS encoding DNA-directed RNA polymerase subunit omega; this translates as MYKRSKFETSQTQVMYRAEDLIKAASNRYRITVQVANRAKRRRYEDFENIDDPMMKPVIRAIIEMSDELTQPEIIGE
- a CDS encoding DUF1818 family protein → MTNDKLMKSGEGWRLGWNPNAEEFQGLLGGDDWAIELTEAELNDFCRLFAQLAATMKQIASELMDEERIATEAETDLIWLEVEGYPHSYSLHLMLNSGRRCEGSWSAEAVPHLLQAIQTFQVF